A region of Pseudomonas putida DNA encodes the following proteins:
- the waaC gene encoding lipopolysaccharide heptosyltransferase I, with the protein MRVLIIKTSSLGDVIHTLPALTDAAHAIPGIRFDWVVEEGFAEIPSWHPAVDQVIPVAIRRWRKNIWQTLKSGEWKAFKQRVRARKYDLVIDAQGLVKSAWLTRYVKAPVAGLDRYSAREGLASRFYDRPLSVAVGQHAVERVRQLFAMALAYDLPEGIGNYGLDLDRLQLPPAAPYVVFLHGTTWATKHWPEAYWRELAERMGRRKLEVRLPWGNPAEKARAERIAQGLNNCQVLPKLNLVGVARVLAAAKACVAVDTGLGHLAAALDVPTISLFGPTNPGLTGAYGRAQVHQASDFPCAPCLQKKCTYKPSADDLRRFDLKREWPLCFTRLNPEHVASRLSALLLAEDVR; encoded by the coding sequence GTGCGGGTACTGATCATCAAGACCTCGTCGCTGGGTGATGTGATTCACACCTTGCCGGCGCTTACCGATGCGGCCCACGCGATCCCGGGCATCCGCTTCGACTGGGTGGTGGAAGAAGGCTTCGCCGAAATCCCCAGCTGGCACCCAGCGGTCGACCAGGTGATCCCGGTGGCCATCCGGCGCTGGCGCAAGAATATCTGGCAGACCCTCAAGAGCGGCGAGTGGAAGGCGTTCAAGCAGCGCGTTCGCGCGCGCAAATATGACCTGGTGATCGATGCCCAGGGCCTGGTCAAGTCGGCCTGGCTGACCCGCTACGTCAAGGCACCGGTGGCCGGGTTGGACCGTTACTCGGCGCGCGAAGGGTTGGCCAGCCGCTTCTATGACCGCCCGCTGTCGGTCGCTGTTGGCCAGCACGCCGTTGAGCGCGTGCGGCAACTGTTCGCCATGGCCTTGGCCTACGACCTGCCGGAAGGCATCGGCAACTACGGCCTGGACCTGGACCGCCTGCAACTGCCGCCGGCCGCACCTTACGTGGTGTTCCTGCACGGCACCACCTGGGCCACCAAACACTGGCCCGAAGCCTACTGGCGCGAGCTGGCCGAGCGCATGGGCCGGCGCAAACTTGAGGTGCGCCTGCCGTGGGGCAACCCGGCCGAGAAGGCACGCGCCGAGCGCATCGCCCAGGGCTTGAACAATTGCCAGGTGCTCCCCAAATTGAACCTTGTCGGTGTCGCCCGTGTGCTGGCGGCGGCCAAGGCCTGCGTGGCAGTCGATACTGGCCTGGGCCACCTGGCCGCAGCCCTGGACGTGCCGACCATTTCACTGTTTGGCCCGACCAACCCTGGCCTGACCGGCGCCTATGGCCGCGCCCAGGTTCACCAGGCCAGCGATTTCCCCTGCGCACCCTGCTTGCAGAAAAAGTGCACCTACAAACCGAGCGCCGATGACCTGCGCCGGTTCGATCTCAAACGCGAGTGGCCGCTGTGCTTCACTCGCCTGAATCCCGAGCATGTGGCGAGCCGCTTGAGCGCGTTGCTGCTGGCTGAGGATGTTCGTTGA
- the waaF gene encoding lipopolysaccharide heptosyltransferase II translates to MRILIIGPSWVGDMVMAQTLFQSLKQQHPDCVIDVLAPEWSRPILERMPEVRQALSFPLGHGALELATRRRIGKSLAGQYDQAILLPNSLKSALVPFFAGIPKRTGWRGELRFGLLNDVRKLDKARYPLMIERFMALAYAPGTELPQPYPRPSLQIETQSRDTALAKFGLALDRPVLALCPGAEFGEAKRWPAEHYAAVAEAMIRQGWQVWLFGSKSDHPVGEQIRDRLIPGLREESYNLAGETSLAEAIDLMSCADAVVSNDSGLMHVAAALNRPLVAVYGSTSPGFTPPLAEQVEVVRTGIECSPCFDRTCRFGHYNCLRLLDPQKVIAALHSLGGPNLIDTVAEVD, encoded by the coding sequence ATGAGAATACTGATCATTGGCCCCAGCTGGGTCGGCGACATGGTGATGGCGCAGACCCTGTTCCAGAGCCTGAAACAGCAGCACCCCGACTGCGTGATCGACGTGTTGGCGCCCGAGTGGAGCCGGCCGATCCTCGAGCGCATGCCCGAAGTGCGTCAAGCCTTGAGCTTCCCGCTCGGCCACGGCGCGCTGGAGCTGGCCACGCGTCGGCGCATCGGCAAGTCCCTGGCCGGCCAGTACGACCAGGCGATCCTGCTGCCCAACTCGCTGAAATCGGCGTTGGTGCCGTTCTTTGCCGGTATTCCCAAACGCACCGGCTGGCGCGGCGAGCTGCGTTTCGGCCTGCTCAACGACGTGCGCAAGCTGGACAAGGCCCGCTACCCGCTGATGATCGAGCGCTTCATGGCCCTGGCCTATGCGCCGGGCACCGAGCTGCCACAACCTTACCCACGCCCCAGCCTGCAGATCGAAACGCAAAGCCGTGACACCGCCCTGGCCAAATTCGGCCTGGCGCTGGACCGCCCCGTGCTGGCGCTGTGCCCCGGTGCCGAGTTTGGCGAGGCCAAACGCTGGCCGGCCGAGCACTACGCTGCCGTAGCGGAGGCGATGATTCGCCAGGGCTGGCAGGTGTGGTTGTTCGGCTCGAAGAGCGATCATCCGGTCGGTGAGCAGATCCGCGACCGGCTGATCCCCGGCTTGCGTGAAGAATCGTACAACCTGGCGGGGGAAACCTCGTTGGCCGAGGCCATCGACCTGATGTCCTGCGCCGATGCGGTGGTGTCCAACGACTCTGGCCTGATGCACGTGGCCGCCGCGCTGAATCGCCCGCTGGTCGCCGTCTATGGCTCGACCTCGCCGGGCTTCACGCCGCCGCTGGCCGAGCAGGTGGAAGTGGTACGCACCGGCATCGAATGCAGCCCCTGCTTCGACCGCACCTGCCGCTTCGGCCACTACAACTGCCTGCGCCTGCTCGACCCGCAAAAAGTCATCGCCGCCTTGCACAGCCTGGGTGGCCCGAACCTGATCGATACCGTGGCTGAGGTCGACTAA